In Candidatus Poribacteria bacterium, the DNA window TTTCGGCAGAATTTGCGTTGTACCACTGATATAGTTGAACGTGCCTAACCCGGAACGCCGCGCGGCGTGCATCAGACAGAACTGATAATTATCGGAAACCGCCGCAATACCAGCAGGGTTCCAATAGGTAGCCGTCGCATCGTCAGCAATGCTAACATACGCGCCACCTAATCCGAGTGCGCGCCCGCCAACACCGTTTGTTAAAAAATCACCCGTATAGTTTTCGGCGACAGCCGGTAAAACAGCAATACAAATACATCCGACGAGTATTGTGACAAAACAGATGCGATGTGTAGTATTAAGTTTTCGTCGTTGAAAATTGATCAATTGGTTTCTCTTTTCCTTGGATCCATTATGATGGTACTATAGCTTTGTAGACGGCGCACGACATGTACCTGCTATTCTATAACGGTACTATTTTCTCGACGGCACACGCCGTGTACCTACTACTTTAACACAGCGGAAGCCGACATCGCTGCTTAAAAGTGAGGGTTTCTCAGCGAGCCGATTCGCGACGCGGACGCTTTTTGCGTTGAAACTCCATGACCCACCACGCACAACACGCTTTTCTTTGCTAACACCGGCATTTGTAATAGCCTGTTGGACGTTCTCAGCACCAGCAATCGGGTTATCTCGTGGTGCATCCGCGTAAAACTTTCGGTGATATGTGTCAAGACACCACTCCGCGACGTTCCCAGACATATCGTGCAATCCGTAGCCGTTAGCAGGATAGGCACCGACAGGTGTCGCGCGTTCATCATGCGCGCCAGATTTTGTATTTTTGTTGTAATTTGCGCTGCTGGCATCAATCGCATCTCCCCACGGATAATCCTGCGCGATTAACCCACCGCGTGCGGCTTTCTCCCATTCGGCTTCTGTCGGTAACCGCTTGCCTGCCCATTTCGCATACGCCATCGCATCCTGCCAACTGACCTGAACCACAGGGTGTTGATCGGTTGGCGAGGTTCGCTCTACAGATTCTGGTAGCGGTCGATGCCCCGTTGCTTCAACAAATTCCTTGTATTCTGCAACCGTCACCTCATGTTTGTCAATATAAAAGGCATCAAGATAGACAGTATGCACCGGCTTCTCATCGCGCTCGCCGTTGTTACTTCCCATGCGGAACTCGCCTGCTGGGATCAGCACCATATTGACGGTTTGTGAAGACAGGCTCGCTGTAACATATAAAACACCGATGATCAGGAGAGTCAATACAATTTTCATCACTAAACTCGATTCAAATCAAAGGCGTTCCAATAATACTGGTACTGCGTTGATTTCCAATCGGTATAAATTTCGTCCCAACCCATCCGATTGAAATGCGGTAAAAGCGACCCTTCTGTGACCGGCTTCGAGCATCCTTGATAGCGATAATCGACCGAAAGTCGAATCAGATCCGGACTCTGGTTCGGCAGTGCCTTATGAACGGCATGACTGTGGAAGAAAAGCGCGTCGCCAATCTCGTAGTCTCCTGCTACCCAATAGAGTCCGTCTGCTTCCAAGGGTTCGGTATCAATGCCGAGTCCACCCGCACCGAGGGCTGGTTTCACGGGATATATACCGCCTTGATGCGATCCAGAGAGTACTGTTAATCCACCCAACGCTGTCGAACACACGCCGAGCGGTATCCATGCGGTATAGGTCTCCTCTGTGCCCCGGATATGGATAAAATCTTGGTGTGCAGGCGTTGTGTATTTAGTGTTTTCTGGGAACATAATTCTTCCAATATTCCGCGGATGCACAAGTGTCTTCTCGCCGAAGAGTTTGTCCAACATGTCCAAGATCGCTGGATGGTGCGCGAACGCATGGAAAGATTCCAAGGATTGGAATTCATCTAAGACGGGCCAATAACCGTCATCGCCTTCCATGTAGGGACCCCCCGTGCGGATGCCGTCCATCAAGGCATCTCCACCTTCTGCCCATCCGTGTCGATGACAGATTTCTAAGAAATCTTGACGCAAGTTATAGATAGAATCGGCATCAATCAAGCCACGGAAAAAGAGATAACCATCTTGCCGCGCCTGCTCTTGCAGTTTATCGGGTTCACCTAAAAGTTCATTTGAAACATTAAAGGGTTCAATCCTTGCCATAAAACGCTCCTTGCTGACAAAAACAGTTGTAGACTTAAGGATATTATAGCAACAAAACGGGTGGCGTGTCAACTGTTGTCGGTTGTCAACTATCAGTCCTGTAGGTTGGGTTGAACGGAGACCTACTAAAAATCGTACACAGCACAGCATTTTCAAAGGAACAGAGAAACTTGAAATCACCACCGAGTGAAACCCGGGGTCCCCACCCGTTACTGGAAAGGTGCCTACGTCTATATTTGTATTTTATTTTCTAACCCTCCTTTAACTATCAAACTCAAGTTACGATAGTCTATTTTCCCCTTTGGTTGCAAACACTGACGGTTTTCTTCAAAACTGAGTTCATAGAAAGGCGATTTGTCGCAATATTCTTGCCCTGTAATTTTGAAAGTGTGATACAATTCGGAACAATGTGCAATAAATGTAGAAATGTATAGACGCACTATCAAAGCGGACCCTCTATTTTAGGAGATATTTCATGCTTAGCATCAAACACCTTGAAGCGATTCCGTTGAACGTACCTTTCTATCACGAGCGGGTCAGCCGACACATGCACCGCGCTTTGACGCACGGTGAACGGGTTCATGTTTACCGTGTTGAACTCAGCAACGGCGTTGTCGGATACGGCGAGAATTTATCAGATGAATCAGCGAACATTGAACAACTGATCGGACAAAACGCGTTTGCATGTATGAACGATGACAGCGTCGGGTTCGGTATTCAGATGTCGCTTTTTGACGCGATCGGCAAATCGGTGGATGTGCCTGTCTACCAACTCATTGGACCCAAGGTTCGCGAGAAATGCCCCATTTCGTGGTGGGATATTGATATGCCGCCGGAGGATTGGGTGGCGGAAGTCCAAGAATCGGTGAAACGCGGTTATACGTCTGCGAAACTCAAAGCGCGTCCGTGGCGCGACATCTTCGCGCAGGTGGATGCCGTCGGTGATGCGGTGCCAGCAGACTACCGGCTCGACATTGATTTCAACGGATTCCTACGGACTGCGGATAACGCTATCCCTGTTTTACAACACTTAGATAAACACCCGAATGTCGCTATCTATGAGAGTCCGTACTATCTCGGCACAGATGTAGAGGGTGCAGCGCGATTGCAAGCGGCTGTCGAAAAACGGATTGTAGAGCATTTCAACGAGTCCTGCTTGCATGCGCGGTGTTGTGGTGGGTTCGTTGTCGGTGGTGGTGTGAACTCGCTCCGGCGGACGAACGCGCTCTGTGCTTCGTTCGATCAACCCTACTGGCTCCAGATGGTCGGCACAGGGATTACAACGGCGTACTCGGTGCATCTCGGTGCCGTGCTATCCCAAGCGGAATTACCAGCGATTACGTGTCATGAGTTGTGGGAATCGGACTTGCTCGAAACGCGGCTTCCGGTGGTTGAAGGAACAATTCAGGTTCCTGAGTCGCCAGGACTGGGGATTACGGTTGATGAGGCAGCGTTAGCAGCATACCGTGTGGATCCATCTACACCGACACCGCAGCAGTTGTTCAATCAGACCGATTATACGTGCAGGGTGCATATCCCAAACGAAGGCGGTGGCGAGACGGTCCACGATTTTGACAACGAGGGTGTCTATTACCCGGCGTTCAGCGAAGGAGAATATCCAGGGTTCGTGCCGGGGGTTTGGATGGAAGTGGTTTGATATGGTGGTTGTGTGGATCTCGGATTTTCTGTGATTCACATAACCCACACATCGCAGTGTTTTGCATCATTCAACGTTTTCAGCAAAATAATCGGAATCTACACGTTTGACTTCGTACGTTTTCTCTATGGAAACACCAACATTGTGTTCGATCATATATTGGGCAAGTTGGTTTCCATCAATAAGAATAATTTTGAAACCTGAAGCATCGTACGCTCTCGCAGCCTTGGTAAAATCTGATGTTGTGATGAAAATTCCCTTATTAGCACCTTTTCCAGCCAACGCCCCCGCAAACCTTGCAATATCAGGTTCACCAACATTTCCTTCCCACCGTTTTGCTTGAACGTAAATCACGTCAAGACCGAGTCTGTCCTCATTAATAATACCATCAATTCCACCATCACCACTGCGTCCTACGGCTTGGGCATCTTCGCGTGAACCACCATATCCCATTGCAACGAGCAAATCAATAACTAATTCCTCAAAAAAAGTAGGAGAGTTCTTTTTAATTTGTTGCAGTAATTCTTCCGCTAATTCCTTTCTGATTTGCTGATAATTTTCTTCAATGGATTTTTCAGGACGTTGGTTACCTTCTCCAATCCCAAGGTTTTCCCCAGAGTCAGGTAGGTCCCCACTAGTTCCAGCGTTTAGATCAGGCGCAGAAATTTCTTCTACGCTTTGACTTAAAACATTACGTCCGAGAGCTGTTATTCGGTAATGCCGTTCTCTGGATCGCTCTATGAGTCCTTTACGACTCAAGGATTTTTCCATCTGTCCACTTTTACCTAGTTTCCTCCTTTCATCCTCGGTAAGCGAAAAATGTTCGGTAAGCATTTTTATAATACTCAAGCGACGGTATTCTTGACCGTTAGCTATGTGCTGAAGAACAGGTAGAGTCATTTCGTCAGTAGATGGTATAGGCATCTTTATCAAAATCTCCAATATCAATTAAAATTTTCTACGACTTTTCGCACTATAATAGTTTCAAAAATGTCTTAAGAGCATAACACATCTAATCTATTTGCCAAGGAATTTCGTTTGACACTCAGGGATATTGAACGTGCCGTAGGTTGGGTTGAACGAAACTGAGAAACCGGATGTGTGGGTTCCAAATCCCCTTCAAATTCAACATGTCGCTGTTAAATTCAAGGACTGAGTGAAACCCAACTTTATACCGTCACAGTCCCAGAAATCCGAAAACAAAACGTTGAGTTTCACTCGGTTTCTGTTCAATGTGTAGGGTTATTTAGTTTTCCATTTTTTTGCCAAATTTTCGGACCCCAAGCCCGGTAGGTGCGGTGTTTTTGCTTGGGTGTTTCCCTCCTAACCGCACCGGATCTTTAAAAAAAGACCTGAAACACAATAAATCCTTAAAACTAAATCGTCCTGACTTCAAGGATGCCTGGAGCGTCAGAGAGGTAACGATCTCTAACACAATCAGTCAAGCAAAAACAGTTGAATTTCTTGGGCAATATGCTATACTATCTTTAAGTTTCAACAACACATCAATAGACGAAAGGTAAAATATCTTCCAACACCATTTGAGCAACACCTTAAAGAAAAACAAGAGGACAACCAAGTGAAAGTAATTTTGACCATATCCGCAACATCCCTTCCGGGTGGTTCATTGATAGAGATGGCACCCTAATCTCTCAGCAAGCCAGCGGACCTCTGTTAGAACAGCTCGTATCAGAGGCAGTGAGGGTTAATTTCGTCAAATTCATACTGTCAGTCCTTGAAAAAAATAGGAAATTAAAATAAAATGCGACTGATTTTTTTCATGCTGTGTGGTATCTTTATCCTATTCGGATGCGGTTCCGATGAAATGCCCGCGCCGATAGTGCAGCAGATGCCGAACTACTTTCCCGATACTGTCGGCAGCAGATGGGTCTATCGGAACGCCGATGGATCCGAGTGGTCGCGAGAGGTTACTGATGGAAATAGTATTCACGGAGAGGGCTTTCAGGTTTTTACCTACACACCACCGGTTACTGAAACGGAGTTTGACTATCTGAAACCCGATGTTTTACGCGTTACGGATAGCCAAGTATTATTCGTCATCGGTGAAAAGATAGAGCGTTACGTTCAAAGTGAACTGCCTGCTTCGGTTGCAGACGAATTCGCTGGCTTGGAACTGGATATCACTGTAGAGCCGATCACACACCCTGAATTTGTTTTTTGCCAATTGCCGTTGACTCCCAATTTCCAGTGGGATGCCCTCAATACGAATGTCAATGGAAGCATTATTTTGCAGAACCTTGTGCTGCTGCAGTTCCCTTTCGCGGTACACGTGAGTGTTAAGGGTGAGGTTGTTGCCATAGGTTCACTTGAGACCCCTGCCGGAAGTTTTGAGGAAACGTATCAGATCGAATATCAGACAGAAATCACGCAGACGCTCTTCTCAGAGGCAGAAACAACGCAGCAGCGTCAGAGGGTATGGTTCGCTCCACACGTCGGCATTGTCAAGATTGAGGGTGAAAATGGTATAACTGAATTAATCGCGTATACCTTCCCAGAAATAATCGAAAATTAGCGTTACGGCATACGGAGTATGCCTACTACTTGCAAATGAAAGTTGTTATTTTAAGCGACAATAAGCCGGGGCATTACAAGCAATCTTTAGGCATTGTAGAAAAGTTGTCTGAATCCGAAACTGAATGGCTTACGGTAGAATTCCGGCGTAAGTGGCGTGATAATCTGCTGCGTGTCTTTATGTGTATTTTCGGCGGCACACCACTCCCGATCTCGCTTATCCACACACTTCTTCGCTGGAGTCTCACTGCTGAGACTTACAATGCGTTGACAGCCTTTCGTCCCGCTGATATTATCCTGTCGACGGGTTCATCTGTCGCAGCGGTCAACCTACTCCTTGGTAGGCTTCTCGGTGCCAAAACAGTCACATGTCGTAGACCTTCACCGTTGGGGGTCCGAAATTTCGACCTCGCGATTCTCCCGATGTTCTCATGGCACGGTAAAAGAGACAAGGATAACGTCTGCAAAACAGTCGGTGTGCCGAACCCCATCTCACCAGATACGCTGAATAGCGAGCAAAAACGACTCATCCAAAAACTCAATCTCCCTGATTGTCCACGGATTGGACTCCTCATCGGTGGCGCAGACCGACACGAAACTATTACATCTACAGATGCCGAACAACTCAGCGAGATTTGCCAGACAGTTGCAATAGAAATGAATGCACAGATATTGGTCACGACTTCCCGTCGAACACCGACAGAAGTAACAGCACATTTGGCATCAACACTTAAACACAGCGCGTGGTGTCCGCTCTTCATTGAACCAGACACACCCTCAGAACTTGCAGACCCCTATCAAGCCATCCTCGCCTTAAGCGATCTACTTATCGTCACCGCAGATAGTTTCACAATGGTGTGTGAAGCGGCGAGTAGTGGGCAT includes these proteins:
- a CDS encoding formylglycine-generating enzyme family protein; translation: MKIVLTLLIIGVLYVTASLSSQTVNMVLIPAGEFRMGSNNGERDEKPVHTVYLDAFYIDKHEVTVAEYKEFVEATGHRPLPESVERTSPTDQHPVVQVSWQDAMAYAKWAGKRLPTEAEWEKAARGGLIAQDYPWGDAIDASSANYNKNTKSGAHDERATPVGAYPANGYGLHDMSGNVAEWCLDTYHRKFYADAPRDNPIAGAENVQQAITNAGVSKEKRVVRGGSWSFNAKSVRVANRLAEKPSLLSSDVGFRCVKVVGTRRVPSRK
- a CDS encoding mandelate racemase/muconate lactonizing enzyme family protein, which produces MLSIKHLEAIPLNVPFYHERVSRHMHRALTHGERVHVYRVELSNGVVGYGENLSDESANIEQLIGQNAFACMNDDSVGFGIQMSLFDAIGKSVDVPVYQLIGPKVREKCPISWWDIDMPPEDWVAEVQESVKRGYTSAKLKARPWRDIFAQVDAVGDAVPADYRLDIDFNGFLRTADNAIPVLQHLDKHPNVAIYESPYYLGTDVEGAARLQAAVEKRIVEHFNESCLHARCCGGFVVGGGVNSLRRTNALCASFDQPYWLQMVGTGITTAYSVHLGAVLSQAELPAITCHELWESDLLETRLPVVEGTIQVPESPGLGITVDEAALAAYRVDPSTPTPQQLFNQTDYTCRVHIPNEGGGETVHDFDNEGVYYPAFSEGEYPGFVPGVWMEVV
- a CDS encoding phytanoyl-CoA dioxygenase family protein produces the protein MARIEPFNVSNELLGEPDKLQEQARQDGYLFFRGLIDADSIYNLRQDFLEICHRHGWAEGGDALMDGIRTGGPYMEGDDGYWPVLDEFQSLESFHAFAHHPAILDMLDKLFGEKTLVHPRNIGRIMFPENTKYTTPAHQDFIHIRGTEETYTAWIPLGVCSTALGGLTVLSGSHQGGIYPVKPALGAGGLGIDTEPLEADGLYWVAGDYEIGDALFFHSHAVHKALPNQSPDLIRLSVDYRYQGCSKPVTEGSLLPHFNRMGWDEIYTDWKSTQYQYYWNAFDLNRV
- a CDS encoding ELM1/GtrOC1 family putative glycosyltransferase, translated to MKVVILSDNKPGHYKQSLGIVEKLSESETEWLTVEFRRKWRDNLLRVFMCIFGGTPLPISLIHTLLRWSLTAETYNALTAFRPADIILSTGSSVAAVNLLLGRLLGAKTVTCRRPSPLGVRNFDLAILPMFSWHGKRDKDNVCKTVGVPNPISPDTLNSEQKRLIQKLNLPDCPRIGLLIGGADRHETITSTDAEQLSEICQTVAIEMNAQILVTTSRRTPTEVTAHLASTLKHSAWCPLFIEPDTPSELADPYQAILALSDLLIVTADSFTMVCEAASSGHPVIVLTLSRDTVRKPKRYNAYQYMEHHAIVNQCKLDKLKQHIADGLTSRVPNMPLQDTNAAVHAIRNLIDSN
- a CDS encoding restriction endonuclease codes for the protein MPIPSTDEMTLPVLQHIANGQEYRRLSIIKMLTEHFSLTEDERRKLGKSGQMEKSLSRKGLIERSRERHYRITALGRNVLSQSVEEISAPDLNAGTSGDLPDSGENLGIGEGNQRPEKSIEENYQQIRKELAEELLQQIKKNSPTFFEELVIDLLVAMGYGGSREDAQAVGRSGDGGIDGIINEDRLGLDVIYVQAKRWEGNVGEPDIARFAGALAGKGANKGIFITTSDFTKAARAYDASGFKIILIDGNQLAQYMIEHNVGVSIEKTYEVKRVDSDYFAENVE